Part of the Deltaproteobacteria bacterium genome, CCTACCGTTTTTTCTCCGGTTATTTATCGCTTGTAGAAAAGGGCTGTTTAGGGTAATATATACTATACATTTTTGGAATAAAATTATTTTAACTTATTGCAAAAATGTAATATTTATTAGAGAAACGGCCCCTCTTTTTTTATAACTTGCTGAAAATGCATACAAAATAAAGAGGCTGTTTATGGCATAACCGTTGCAGATAATCGGATGAGCCATTTGAGTCAGGGCTGAGGGTTAAATATTTTTAGGGGAGGATCGGATGCTAAAAAAAATAGAGGCTATTATCAAACCCTTTAAATTGGACGAAGTCAAAGACGCCTTGAATGAATTAGGGATCAAGGGCATGACCATTACCGAAGTCAAAGGATTCGGCCGGCAAAAAGGGCATACGGAAGTCTATCGGGGGGCCGAATATGTGATCGACTTTCTACCGAAGGTCAAAATCGAAATCGTGGTCGATCAGGATTTGGCCGGTAAGGTCATCGAGGCCATACAAAAAGCCGCCAAAACCGGAAAGATCGGGGATGGGAAAATTTTCGTTTTCCCGGTGGAAGACGTCATCCGCATCCGGACCGGCGAGCAGGGGAAAGAAGCGATTTAGAAAACAGGTTACTCGTTACTGGTTACTCGTTACTCGTTTTTTAAAAACCCATAGTTGAGGATCTCGTAAAAACTCGTCACCCCGGCGCAGGCCGGGGTCCAGGAAATTCCAACCTACTAAAAACACTGGATTCCGGCTTTCGCCGGAATGACGTAATGCGGGTTTCGAAGACTTTTTACGAATTCATCATAGTTATTTTTCACAGCAAACCGGTATCCAGCAATCCGTAACGCGCACCGAGAAACGAGTAACGAGCAACCAGTAACCAGTAACGAGCAACGAGTAATGTCAGAACCCCTTCATAAAAAATATCTCACCGAACAGCGACAGAAACTGAAGGAGCGTCATGACCAGGGCGAGGCCGGTTTGGCCGTCGCCGCCTGGCATGCCTCCTTTATCGACGTCTTTATCATCTCGGTTTTTAGCAGCATGGAGGCCCGGGCCTCTTTAGGACTGGAAGGGGGGGGACAGGCCTGTGTGGTGTTAGGGCTGGGAGGATATGGCCGGAAAGAACTGGCCCCCTTTTCCGATATCGACCTGCTTTTTCTCTGTTCCGATACCATTGCCCCCCAAATCAAGGAGGTCATCCGGAAGATCCTCTATCCCCTCTGGGATGTGGGCTATGATTTGGGGTATACGGTACAGTCCTTTAAAGAGTGTACCGAGATGGCCTGTTCGGACCCTTCCTTCCTAACCGCCTTATTGGATGCCAGACGGATTACCGGCAGCATTCCTTTGGCCCAGGCCCTCCAATCGGAGATTTGGGGCCTCATCAAACAAGGGCAGGGCCTTCTCTGGCAGGAATGGCTCCTCAAGGAACAGGAAAAACGGCACCTGCGTTATGGCGATTCGGCCTTTTTTCTGGAACCCCATTTAAAGGAGGGCCTCGGGGGACTCCGGGATATCCATGTCCTGCTCTGGATCGGCAAGGCCCTTTTCGAAGCCCCTGATTTATATTCCTTAGAAAAGATCGGCCTCCTGTCCGGCGAGGATCGGATGATCCTTTCCGGTTCCCATGACTATCTCCTTCGGCTCCGCAATCAGTTGCATTATCTGGCCGGCCGGAAAGATGACCGGCTCTCTTTCGAATTTCAGGAAGCCATGGTCGAATGGTCGGGGACCAAAGCCAAAGGCGATATCCTGCCCGTCGAAGTTTTCATGCAGGAGGTTTATCAGCACCTGCAGGGCATCCGGATCATTCATCAAAACTTCTTTGAGCATATGGCCGAGCGCCGGCAAAGGGGGGAGAAACACCGGGAAATCCTGGAACCCGGGATTTATCTGGAAGGCGGCCGGCTCTATTTGGATTCGGCCAAGGTCCTGACGGACAATCCGTCCCTCCTGATGAAGATTTTCTGGTATGCCCTGAACCAAGAGGCCATTTTGAGCCAGGAAACCATCCGCCTGATCAAGCAGTGTCTATTCTTGGCCGATGAAAAATTCCAAAAGTCCGAAGCAGTCAGCCGGTTATTCCTGGAGATCATCGGCGATTTGAAGATGACACGGGAATTATTGGAAACCATGTTGCAGACCGGGTTATTGACCACCTACCTTCCGGAGCTTGAGGCCACCGTCTGCCGGACCCAGTTTGATACCTACCATGTCTATACCGTGGATATTCATCTGATCCTGACCCTGGTGGAGTTAAAAAGGGTCGGCCAGGGTTTATCGGCTAAAGAGGAACCGTTACTTTCTGAAATCTGGGCCGAGGTCCAGGATCTTCCGGCCCTTTTCCTGGCCTGTCTGTTGCATGACATCGGCAAAGGCCAGGGTAAGAATCATGCCCAGCAAGGGGCCCTGATGATCCCCAGGATCGCCGAAAGGCTTAAGCTTCCGGCCCAAACCGGCCAAACGATCGCCTTTCTGATCAGGCATCATCTCCTGCTGGTCGAGACGGCCCTGCGCCGGGATTTGAACGATGAAGACCTGATTGTGCGCTGTGCCCAGTTAATCCCCGATTCTCAAACCCTGAAAATGCTCTATCTGCTCAGTTATGCCGATTCCCTGGCGACCAGCCATCAGGCCTGGAATAACTGGAAATCCATGCTGCTCCGGGAATTGTTTTTTAAGCTCCTTCATATCCTTGAAAAAGGAGAACTGTCCTCCGGTGAAGCTCTGGAGTCTTCCAGGCGCCAGGTATTGGAATTGGTGGAAAAGGAGATCCCCTCCAAGGAGGCCTTGATCTTTCTGGAAGGGATGCCCCATTCCTATCTCCTTTCCCTGTCTCCGGAATCGATTGCCAACCACCTGCGGCTGTTGCGCCAATTGGACGGAAAACCCTTCCTCTGGCAGGTGGAAAAGAAAGAAGAGATCTATGAAATTTTTATTTGCTGTCATGACCGGCCGGGACTCTTTTCGCGGCTGACCGGAGTTTTGGCTTTAAATAATATCAATATCCTGGGGGCCCAGATTTTTACCCGGTCGGATAAGATCGCCCTGGATATTTTCCAGGTCAACCCTCCGCTGGACCCTTTGTTTGAAGAGGAGACCTGGGACCGGGTTTATGAACAATTATCCAAGGCCATTGACGGGAAACTGTCCCTGGATTACCGGCTGGCCCAGAAAAAACCGACCCTCCTGATCTCCCCGGTCCCCATCATGGTTTCGGAGAACCGGGTCCTGATCGACAATCATGGTTCGGATTTTTATACGATTCTGGAAATTTATACCCATGACCGCCTGGGTTTGCTTTATACTATTACCAAGACCCTTTCGGAGAGCGAGTTGAATATTCATTTTGCCAAAATTTCCACCAAGGTGGACCAGGTGGTGGATGTCTTTTATGTAACCGATTTGGATGGTCAGAAGATTTATGACCAGGAACGGATAGAAGAAATACAGAAGGCAATTATATTTGCCCTAAAAACACAATAAGGAGGAAGGACTAATGACACCCAAAGAAGTACTGGCCTTTGCCCAGAAAAACAAAACCAAGATGGTGGATTTAAAATTTTTGGATTTCCCGGGAATCTGGCAGCATTTCAGCGTACCCCTGCACGAGCTGGACGAGGATTCCTTTGAAGGCGGCTTCGGCTTTGACGGTTCGAGCATCCGGGGCTGGCAGCCCATACATGCCAGTGACATGCTGGTTATCCCTGATCCGGATACGGCGGTCATGGATCCCTTTATGGCTATTCCGACCATGAGCCTGATCTGTAATATCGTCGACCCCATTACCAAAGAGGCTTATAGCCGGGACCCCAGGAATATCGCCCGCAAGGCGGAAAAC contains:
- a CDS encoding P-II family nitrogen regulator, whose protein sequence is MLKKIEAIIKPFKLDEVKDALNELGIKGMTITEVKGFGRQKGHTEVYRGAEYVIDFLPKVKIEIVVDQDLAGKVIEAIQKAAKTGKIGDGKIFVFPVEDVIRIRTGEQGKEAI
- the glnD gene encoding [protein-PII] uridylyltransferase yields the protein MSEPLHKKYLTEQRQKLKERHDQGEAGLAVAAWHASFIDVFIISVFSSMEARASLGLEGGGQACVVLGLGGYGRKELAPFSDIDLLFLCSDTIAPQIKEVIRKILYPLWDVGYDLGYTVQSFKECTEMACSDPSFLTALLDARRITGSIPLAQALQSEIWGLIKQGQGLLWQEWLLKEQEKRHLRYGDSAFFLEPHLKEGLGGLRDIHVLLWIGKALFEAPDLYSLEKIGLLSGEDRMILSGSHDYLLRLRNQLHYLAGRKDDRLSFEFQEAMVEWSGTKAKGDILPVEVFMQEVYQHLQGIRIIHQNFFEHMAERRQRGEKHREILEPGIYLEGGRLYLDSAKVLTDNPSLLMKIFWYALNQEAILSQETIRLIKQCLFLADEKFQKSEAVSRLFLEIIGDLKMTRELLETMLQTGLLTTYLPELEATVCRTQFDTYHVYTVDIHLILTLVELKRVGQGLSAKEEPLLSEIWAEVQDLPALFLACLLHDIGKGQGKNHAQQGALMIPRIAERLKLPAQTGQTIAFLIRHHLLLVETALRRDLNDEDLIVRCAQLIPDSQTLKMLYLLSYADSLATSHQAWNNWKSMLLRELFFKLLHILEKGELSSGEALESSRRQVLELVEKEIPSKEALIFLEGMPHSYLLSLSPESIANHLRLLRQLDGKPFLWQVEKKEEIYEIFICCHDRPGLFSRLTGVLALNNINILGAQIFTRSDKIALDIFQVNPPLDPLFEEETWDRVYEQLSKAIDGKLSLDYRLAQKKPTLLISPVPIMVSENRVLIDNHGSDFYTILEIYTHDRLGLLYTITKTLSESELNIHFAKISTKVDQVVDVFYVTDLDGQKIYDQERIEEIQKAIIFALKTQ